The following are encoded in a window of Mustelus asterias unplaced genomic scaffold, sMusAst1.hap1.1 HAP1_SCAFFOLD_35, whole genome shotgun sequence genomic DNA:
- the LOC144482328 gene encoding uncharacterized protein LOC144482328 isoform X1: MYVIRVRGEEWANVYWLGDIEEQIKKQVWEIWGTFVEAQIPDAEWPKTELHSTMIFDKIQQSEIQEKWNKEAGQEQEINSDSILIGPEGTALTIRKNEWVRKWFSVPETEPHVTLKVNPDYRPKDLGLMTFRAQELEFIKANNENIWMSTDGQMMKISVNARMTGRPKEVKIELKDKEVEQEWRAKLEKDLDSLPEELWSMNDTDVGKVKTATPVEVKLKPGCQGPYKPQYPIKAEAVKGIRETIRGLVDAGVLKETRSKCNTPLLPVKKADGEKWRLVHDLRAVNEVVENMPVEVPNPYTLLTNIPSESRWLTVIDLCSAFFSVPLAQASQYLFAFKYKGKYNRMPQGFKHSPHVFNQVLRADLAGIQLEGTLIQYVDDLLLCTETKEQCREESLKLLGKLAKGGHKVSRNKLQFCQRKVEYLGREITVGQKRIAHQQIEAVLKIPKPQTVRQMMTFLGMTGFSSEWIENYAEKTQALRKIMKEAGCEELKVILIWDREASEAFDNVKQEMVQAPALMLPSYDKPFDLFVSNRETGFATAVLMQDSCKGRKKQAIAYYSTKLDDVALGYPPCYQDLAAAWWAYEKAATITMGYLINIHVHHKVAELIEQGKFVLTPARIHHYRMLTTFPDITIIKCNRVNPADYMPLPHEGKEHECLREAKTFMKLREDLRAEGLVTEEKRTLYVDGSCYRDHLGNHAGYAIVEQRPGGLEVIEAEKCEQPCSAQLAELKALTRACELAKGEAVEVYTDSAYAHGVCHLFGSIWKQRGFMKSSGGPIQHESQIKALIQAMMGPKELAIIFGIGLIMYSDNGEHGLQRRGYNGSSNNHNWTNLLLFTACFEIFYYQTNDATNGSANGE; this comes from the coding sequence atgtacgtaattagggtaaggggagaagagtgggccaatgtatattggctaggggacatagaagaacaaattaaaaagcaggtatgggaaatttgggggacatttgtagaggcacagattccagacgccgaatggccaaaaactgaactacatagcacaatgatttttgataaaatacaacagtcagagatacaggagaagtggaataaagaggcaggacaagaacaggaaataaattcggacagcattttaatcggaccagagggaacagccctcacaattagaaagaatgaatgggtcagaaaatggttctcagtgcctgagacagaaccacatgttacgctaaaggtgaatcctgattacagaccaaaggatttgggacttatgacgtttagggcacaggaactggaatttattaaagcaaacaatgagaatatttggatgtcgactgacggacaaatgatgaaaatatctgttaatgcaaggatgactggaagaccaaaagaggtaaaaatagagttaaaagataaagaagtagagcaagaatggagagcaaagttagaaaaagatttagattctctccctgaggaattgtggtcaatgaacgacacagatgtaggcaaagttaaaacagctaccccagtcgaagtaaaattgaagccaggatgtcaaggaccttataaaccacaatatccaatcaaggcagaagcagtaaaaggcataagagaaacaatcagaggattagtagacgcaggggtgttaaaagaaacccgaagtaaatgtaacacacccttattaccagttaaaaaggcagatggggaaaagtggaggttagtacacgacctgagagcagttaatgaagtagTTGAAAATATGCCAGTAGAAGTCCCTAACCCCTACACCTTATTGACTAACATACCGTCTGAAAGCAGATGGCTTACAGTAATAGACTTATGCTCAGCATTTTTCAGTGTGCCCTTGGCACAAGCGAGTCAGTACTTATTTGCTTTCAAGTACAAGGGAAAGTACAATAGAATGCCACAAGGATTCAAAcactccccacatgtattcaaccaagtgttgagagcagatttggcagggatacaactagaaggaacactgatacaatatgtggatgacttgttgttgtgtacagaaacaaaggaacagtgtcgggaagaaagtttaaaactgctgggaaagctggcgaaaggaggacataaagtgtcaagaaataaattacagttctgtcaaagaaaagtagaataccttggaagggaaataactgttggacaaaaaagaatagctcaccagcagatagaagcagtattgaaaatcccaaaaccacagacagtgagacagatgatgacattcttaggaatgacaggatttagttcagaatggatagaaaactatgcagaaaaaacacaagcgttaaggaaaataatgaaagaggccggatgtgaggagttaaaagtgatcttgatatgggacagggaggcctcagaagcatttgataacgtgaaacaagagatggtgcaagcaccagcactgatgctgccttcgtatgataaaccctttgacctttttgttagcaacagggaaacaggattcgcaactgctgtgttaatgcaggacagctgtaaaggaagaaagaaacaagcaatagcttattatagcaccaagttagatgatgtggccctggggtaccctccatgttatcaggatttggcagctgcttggtgggcttacgaaaaagcagctaccatcacaatgggatatttaataaacatacatgtacaccacaaagtagctgaattgattgagcaaggaaaatttgtgctgacacctgctaggatccatcattatcgaatgctaaccacattcccagatatcacgataataaagtgcaacagagtaaatccagctgattacatgccattacctcatgaaggaaaagaacatgaatgcttaagagaagcaaaaacatttatgaaactgagagaagacttaagagcagagggactagtgacagaagagaagaggacactgtatgtagatggctcatgctaCAGGGATCACttgggaaaccacgcaggctatgccatagttgaacaaagaccaggaggacttgaagttatagaagcagaaaaatgtgaacagccctgttcggcccaaCTAGCAGAACTTAAGGCACTAACCAGAGCATGTGAATTAGCAAAAGGGGAGGCAGTAGAAGTGTATACAGATTCGGCTTATGCACATGGAGTGTGTCATCTGTTTGGATCAATCTGGAAACAGAGAGGCTTTATGAAAAGTAGTGGGGGACCAATACAGCATGAAAGTCAAATAAAAGCCTTAATACAAGCTATGATGGGCCCAAAAGAATTGGCCATAATATTTGGAATTGGCTTGATAATGTATTCGGACAATGGGGAGCATGGTTTGCAAAGGCGGGGTTATAATGGTAGTAGTAATAATCATAATTGGACTAATCTTTTgttgtttactgcctgctttgagatcttttattaccagactaatgatgcgacaaatggtagtgcgaatggagaatga
- the LOC144482330 gene encoding histone H2B 5-like encodes MADEKKQTSKPAPKKGAKKVIKKPGTKGGKKRRKSRKESYSIYIYKVMKQVHPDTGISSKAMSIMNSFVNDIFERIAREASRLAHYNKRSTISSREIQTAVRLLLPGELAKHAVSEGTKAVTKYTSSK; translated from the coding sequence ATGGCTGATGAGAAGAAACAAACATCGAAACCAGCTCCCAAGAAGGGGGCGAAAAAAGTGATTAAGAAACCGGGAACAAAGGGCGGTAAGAAGCGGCGAAAGTcgaggaaggagagttactccatctacatctacaaagtgatgaagcaggttcaccccgacaccggcatctcctccaaggccatgagcatcatgaactcgttcgtgaacgatattttcgagcgcatcgcgcgtgaggcttcccgcctggcccattacaacaagcgcagcaccatcagctcccgggagatccagaccgccgtgcgcctgctgctgcccggggaactggccaagcacgccgtgtcggaagggacaaaggcggtgaccaagtacaccagctccaagtaa
- the LOC144482243 gene encoding histone H2B type 1-L-like, whose product MDGSKAEQLVLRSSERDSVILCLKLTVTMVDEKKAPVAKKGAKKTQKKLPAKGGKKRKRSRKESYSIYVYKVMKQVHPDTGISSKAMSIMNSFVNDIFERIAREASRLAHYNKRSTISSREIQTAVRLLLPGELAKHAVSEGTKAVTKYTSSK is encoded by the exons ATGGACGGAAGTAAAGCAGAGCAGTTGGTGCTG AGGAGTTCCGAGCGCGACTCAGTGATTCTGTGTCTGAAATTAACTGTGACAATGGTGGATGAGAAGAAAGCGCCGGTTGCCAAGAAGGGCGCTAAAAAAACGCAGAAAAAGCTGCCAGCAAAGGGCGGCAAGAAGAGGAAAAGATCcaggaaggagagttactccatctacgtctacaaagtgatgaagcaggttcaccctgacaccggcatctcctccaaggccatgagcatcatgaactcgttcgtgaacgatattttcgagcgcatcgcgcgtgaggcttcccgcctggcccattacaacaagcgcagcaccatcagctcccgggagatccagaccgccgtgcgcctgctgctgcccggggaactggccaagcacgccgtgtcggaagggacaaaggcggtgaccaagtacaccagctccaagtaa
- the LOC144482292 gene encoding histone H2A-like: protein MSGRGKSGGKARAKAKSRSSRAGLQFPVGRVHRHLRKGNYAERVGAGAPVYLAAVLEYLTAEILELAGNAARDNKKTRIIPRHLQLAVRNDEELNKLLGGVTIAQGGVLPNIQAVLLPKKTSAASSKSK from the coding sequence atgtctggaagaggaaagaGCGGCGGCAAAGCTCGGGCCAAGGCCAAGTCTCGCTCCTCCCGGGCTGGACTGCAGTTCCCGGTGGGCCGTGTTCACAGGCACCTGAGAAAGGGCAACTATGCTGAGCGTGTGGGTGCCGGAGCCCCGGTCTATCTGGCTGCTGTGCTCGAGTATCTGACcgctgaaatcctggagctggccgggaacgcggcccgggacaacaagaagacccgcatcatccccagacacctgcagctggccgtccgcaacgacgaggagctcaacaagctgctgggaggagtgACCATCGCTCAGGGCGGGGTGCTGCCTAATATCCAGGCCGTGCTGCTGCCCAAGAAAACTTCTGCGGCCTCGTCCAAGAGCAAGTGA